The following nucleotide sequence is from Apium graveolens cultivar Ventura chromosome 4, ASM990537v1, whole genome shotgun sequence.
ctatagacatatagggtctcaatataattggtgtctattcagcttctatctcttttatggatgtctggtagtagggtattcgtacaacgaaagttggcgtttactagtttcgtgttatctgattagttgtcatcatcATTGCATGATACcgttaagaacaatgactttgaatgaagtatttaataaagttagaatcccatgtttgtctcatatagttaattcaatcacttttattcttagttaattgcatgttagttgaatcttagttataaacatctcaacttgttattgtcttagcattgagatatagccataccattgttgcataggtgcataatcttaagttaactaaaaagagtctctgtgggtacaaatctgatttatatcttatattacttgcgaacgcgtatacttgcgtataATTTTAGCATGTGTTTTCGCCCtgacaagtttttggcgccgctaccggggactcggtgttaaatttagtttatgtgcttgtcatcagtggtcgttaaagttcactgactcggattatTTTCTTACAAAGTTTACTTTAGTcatgtgtttcaggtactctagtttttattgtaatgggagaaccagcagcgaatctgaaggctttgatggattactctcaaccgaaAATCAGTGACATTCAGTTTAGTATTATCAGACCAGCCACTgcggctaacacctttgaaatcaagtctagcacgattcagatggtgcagaattcagtccagtttggggttctccaacggaagatcccaacatgcacattagagatttttcgagatctgcgacactttcaaattcatcGGTCTGGAATTCTCCTCTTTAAGAGAACCTAGGAAATTAGGTCCTTGAAAGAAAGCCTCGCCCAAGGCTTACTTAAAGCAGAAGTTGGCTTTGGCATTTCCCCTCTTGCTCCAGTTGACGAAGTCCACATATTTAAAATTATCCTTGGCCAGGTCACCAAAGATAATAGCTGCAGTGGAAGAAGATTCTTCATTAGAAGGCCTTGCCTTATTTGAGGCGTCGTCCTTCTCCGCATTGACATGCAAGACCTGGtttcttttcttcttcctttgaagaagaggaagaggcTTTTAAATTATGATAGCAGAAGGTGGAGTTGTAGTAACCGTAACATTAAAAGTAGATGTCATCTTCTTGGAAAAAGGATTATTACCGAAAGGAAGCTCGACCATTTTCCTGAAAAAGAAAAGGATAAAACATCAATTCAAAAAGCAGGCGAGATATGAATACAACAACGGGTGATATTATATGTAAAGAAAGGCGATATTATGCAAACAAGAGGCGAGGGCTCTACCTTTACCCTTAAGGGATTTAATCTTTTTCTTTAACAATTTTTTAGGTATTTTCTTTGTAAAATCGATGAATGGAACAGCACCGCCCCCTGGTTGTAAAAACCATGGGCAACCATATTTTCAAAAGAGATCAGGGTATTAAATTCGTTTTCGTCTCTCTATAGATTTGAAATCTCGTTAGTTCTCTCCAAAGAGACACCTAGGAGTTCTACTTGAGAAGGCATGTCTTCAATAAATTATAAGGGGTCAAAAACAAGTGGATGAGGGAAACGTTGTGCGAAGGCGTGGTTGTAAGAATACTTACGGGGCTCAAGATTGATCTAAGTCCTCACTCTGAGAACGCCGTACAAATAACATTAGTCCAATTTCTAGATATTTATGTTACTTGGGTTTCCAACACAAAACTCTTTTCTATTATGACTCTGGTAAAAGGAGAGATAATAAAAGCCTATATCACCCCCGCCTCGCCTAAGACCGAGAAAGTGCGAGATCTCCATCATAGTTGGAGCAGGAAAGCCTTTATTTTGGTACATCATATAGAAACCGATCGCCATCCTATAACTGTTGGGCGAGAGCTGGATATGGGCGATGTTGTAGTAAATAATGATTTCTAAAAGAAAAATGTGTATGAGATACCCCAAAATCCAGCTCTACCAATTTGTTCATCAAGACCATGCGAGGAGTTGGGATGCGTGTGTCATAAAAATAATGCAACGCATCTGAGAGAGAGGTCCCATCCACCTTCCAGAGAGATTGTAAAATTCGATCATCCATATGATTTCCTTCAAATATATTTCAGAGGCGAGTAATGTGCAAGAGACGATGCCTTGAGATTTCCTCAAATCCGGTTTTTCTTCTTTCTCAAATTCAGAGCCGAAATCTAGATCGACTTCATGTTTCAATATGGGGTCCCTATATGGTCTATCGACTGGCGAGGGCATCTTCATGGCATACCTCAGAGGCGAGACTGACAGAACCTCATCATCAGTAGCATTATCATTCATCTACTCGACTTCTAAATTTATATCATCATCGCCCCAGGATTGGGATCTTTCGAGCAATCCCTTATACGGGGAAACAACCTGATGTCTTTCCCACGACCTCGCCTGGCGTTAGACGGTCCAACCTCGTAATTCCCCATAAAGTTAAGCAAGTCGTTTGTTCTATCTATTTCCTCGTCTTGGTCGAGACCTCGATATACACTGCCTAACTCATCAGGGATAACTAAAGGTTCAGAATTGGTATAAGAGAGTAAATTGGGGTCTTCAGAGCGAGAAGAAGTATAGTGGGCCCTAAGCCAAGCAAGGTTGACCACCTCCTTGAGTTTTCTTTGTCTAGGAGAAGGACGAGATGATGAAAGATGAGAGGAGAAAGGCGACGCTGTAATGCCATCTCGTCTGCAGATGTCTTCATTATAAGACATCTGAAAAAAAGGGCGATGACGTTAAATAAAAAAGAAGGGAAGTATTTTGAATAGCGAGAAAGTTAGGGTAAGAAGGCCAAGTCCTCGCCCTAGAGGAATAAAATGGTCGCATTATAGGTGTTCGTGAGTATTCCTAACTAAGTCTAGCCTAAAAAATTAATGGAACAAGTAATTGAAATACATGTATAAAGAGTAAAAGTGCAATTAAGAGATAAAAAAATGTACCTTGTCTGAAAATAAAAGCGTCACCTGCTGCAATGTTCTCGCCTGTGCTCTTATAGATAAATTTGTGTAGTAATTTGGTGTGAGTAAAAGTGAAATGAAACGAAATGTGGAAGGTTTATTTAGAGGAGAAGAGAGAGTGGACAAGATACGTGTCAACTCCTGGCACGTTCTCGATATGCGCATCAAGACATTACAATGGTTTTTGTAATTATGACGGATTTCTTGGTAACACGTGAACAGTTGTAACCAATTTCAGAGAGAATATCTCTCCCTTTGAAAGATGAGAAGATAAAATCAGGATGTCGACTTTCCAATTAGTTTCTTTTACAACTTTTGTTATAAGAAACCGGGGGTAGTTATTACGCCCTAAATTAGCATGACCTAATTTTAGGCATCGCCTCCGGGGATTGGATGATAAATGCGCTTTTTATAAGGAAAGCGGGAAAGGAAGATGTCAAAATAAATCCCATTAGGCATTATTTGAGGGATCTTGCGCATGTGGGGAGCTCGCCCATATGAAGATGAAGAGCTCACCCTTGGGCTGACAAAGATGATGTCCTTCTCCTAAGAAGGAAGCCTTTTTTTGAAAGTCCACTTGAAGACATGGAACATGAAGACCTCTTCCCGAGGAATAAGTCACTATAAATTCTCACCTCTGTAAGAGATCTAGATCCATTAACTATCTCGCCTGTGGATGAGCCAAAGAGTATCGCCCTTGGGTAAGTTTCGAAGGACAACGCGATGATTAGTTACCTAATCTTTGTGGGTTTAAGGTGGGATTTGACTTCGATAATCTCGAGTCAAAGACTTCACTACCACGTTATGAGAAAGTAGCCGGAATTTGGGATTAAGGTGGTTATCTAAGACGGTGACCTCGGTCCTATCAATTATCAAAAAATAAAACTTAGTCCCACCTCTCTCGTTACTGCATTGATTTTCCTCAGTTTTtaacatactttttttcttttcaaATTTTACCTTCAAACctcattaatattttttatttcgCCTGTAACGGACACAGAGTCTGACTTATCCGGAGGCACCATATACTTAAATGATATAAATTGGTTGTTCAAATTCGAAAAAAAAAATTGATCATTTTCAttagattttttaatttttttattatttaagtGTTAAAAATTAGTATTTCTATCATTAAATTTAGAACTATGATCATatactataaataaaattaaaagtaactcaaattatgaaaaattcattaatattataaatataattaacCAATGAGAgcattttaaaaaaataaaaatatttatatttcaaattttaataaaaaacCGTTTATTTGTGTTTCCATGGGTCATTTGTGAAATAAAgttaaaaataacaattttttggTGTAAATGATTGAAAATACACACTCTGAAAATGAATGGCTAAAAATATGTTTAGGATACGCTTTGCCATTTGGGTATCCTGAACCCTGATTTCATCCATTCATTCACAACAAATAAACCATTTATTGATTTCATTCATCGCAGTACACTGAATTCCTAACACAATCATATTAATTTTCCTTTGCAATTAAATTGATTACATTTCAGTGGTTCCCTGTTTCTTAGCTTAAAAAACGCAGAATAATAAATCCGGAGAGTGGGTGATTGGGCAAGTACGTGCGATTTGATCACCATTATTATGCCTTGATAAATACAAGACACATGGGATCTCTATATATTGTGCTTTAGATTTGGAGGTTGCAGGAACCATTTTGTCGGGGATTACAAAtgtattttttaataattaatctaACATATTATATATCGATTTTTCTAAATGCATTTTGATTGGTTAtctaatcataaatattgatggACCTCCTGTATTTACAACAATTTTACCGATTAAAATGGACCAAAGTGCTTATTATTTACCCTTGAACACACATTAAAAAGACTGATTATATATTATATACATGTGCTCTAGACACATGTAATCTAACATATTTTGAACCTTTTCTATTACCCTCTAAGCCAAATTTTCTACTTAATATATTATCGAATTAATTATCTACATTTTGGTCGGTACATACAGCAGTTCTACAGTCTACAATCGGCCAGGTTGAAATATTATCATTCTTCTTTTGTTAAGATTCACCTTTATTGGGAAAAAAATCAGTTAATATGATTATGGTAGGTATGAGTTTACAAAAGTTTAGATTATATTGTGAGAGTGTGTGGAATTATATTATAAGcttgatattttttttaaaagatttAAGTTATATTTAAAATGCAAatgagtttgtaaaagttttaATACGAAGAAAAACGTCAGTAATAGAATTAAAAACACGCAGAAAAAGCATCGATGCTTGCTTTGATACGCAAAGTAAATATGAAGTATGAACAAGTAATGTGTGTGCGCGAGGAAGAAGCTTATGATTTTTCTGGTGAACTTTCTCTTCAACTACGAGTTGATTTTCTAGAAAGACAAAACAAAGATGCATTACCGTTCCACAAAAAAAAAGTGGAATAAAGTTAGGAAAGTTCAAAGGAACAATAAATTTGTGGCGAAGATTTAAGCCAAGAAGATAACAAAGGGAAGGAAAATAGGGAAATTTAATTGACGTTCCAAGTCAGCCATGTTGACCAGCGTTGTGAATTGTGAACTAATGAATCTTCAAAGATAATCAGGAGGGACCTTAAAAACGACCTGAAAACTATATGAAATTAAATTAAGTGAAGGTGCAAATTATATGAACTTGCAGTCTAGATTGAGAAATGGTAAAATTCACAAAAACATTATTCGAAACGTCTTCACACTACTAGAGATCTGGTCTTATAATTCGGATAAAATATAAGTGATGTTTTCATGAATGATATTAATTGTATTTTTAGAAAGACATCTGTTAAAAAATAATCGATGTCCAACAGATTGTAATATCGGCCGCCTGATTAATTGATATCTAAGCACCgatattatataatatttttctAGTAGTGCAGTATGTTAATTATATGTAATTTAATTGATTCAATATGTTTAGTTCACTGAACCAGCACGAGAACTGCTTCAACGGCCATGAGTTAATTTATTAATTTGATTGTGTATGGTGTACATTTTAGCATGAAAACTTAATGGAAGAGGTATAGATGTTATAATTCATACAACAAAAGTTGCAGTCTGTAGGGGaacttctcaagtatagatttgTCCACTCAAAGAATTATTATTCACTAATTATCAGAAAATTTAATGATAAGATCGCAATTGTAACAGTTTACGTAGGCGATATTATCCTGACTGAGAATTATGGTCGAGGTACTGATCTAAAGTTGCATCTGGTGTAATGGTGTTACAGATTGCAAAGCAACAGCTACTGATCTCCCACTTCATTCGAAAGCTGGTGAAGGTGATTTATACTCATATCCTAGTTGTATGCAGATGTTTGGTCAGAAAGTTTAATTTTTTGACAAACACAAGACCTAATCTTACTTGTACAAACCAATATTGAAGTCAATTCTTGCAAGCACCAACGGTTCCTCACTATCAAGCTCTTGTATATGTGTTAAATTATGTAGCTTCAACAGCTGTTTAAGGGATTATAATGGATGGAAATGAACAATTGACCTCACAAGTATTTTCTGATTCAGATTGGGGCATGTAGTCGGCCCAGAATGCCTCTGGATGCTTGTCCTGACTCTAGAAGATCTATTTCTACATATAATTAGTTGCTAGGTAATTCTCCAATCAGCTGGAAATCAAAGAAGCAAAGTATTGTTTCAAAGAGCTGTTGTGAAGCCAAGTATAGATCAATGTCTCCTGTAGCTTTCCAAGTAACATGGATGCATGGTAACATAACTTGAGGAGTTGGGAGTGAATAATATCTAAAGCCAGTATCTCTGTATTGCGATATCAAAGTGCCAATCATATTTCCAAGAACCCCGTTTTTTTATCAGGAGAGAACCAAGTAATTTGAAATGTATGTACCTTACACGATGGATTAAGTTTTAGAAAGCTTACTGCAAATCACTTAACTTCCTACCCCTTGTCATTTTATAGATGTCTTTACTAAAGTGCTTCCATTTGGTTAGTTTCACAAGTTACTTGGCGAACTAGGAATGACAAATTGTCATTGTAGTTTGAGGGAGGATGTTGAATAACGAATATTACTGTGAGAATTCTGTGGATGAAGTTGATGACTAGTCATTTTCCACGTCAGATAAACAACTTAGTTATAACTTAAGAGCTTAGCAACAGAGGAGCAATAACTTCTTCTGCTAGATTAGATCTTAACTTTTCATTTCACAATAATGCATATACACTGAGAAGCTGTATTGTACATTTCTTTTATCAAAGCAATTAGATTGTAAGCAGTGACATCATTTTTACAAAACTTCAGGTTCATATATAACCAATATAATTATGATCAGAGTTGAGTAATTAGCACAAATTCTTAGAATACGGGTCTTTTTCATTCATGTGGAAGGAATATACATTTGAATCAAAGCAACTGGATATAAAACAATATTCCAATATACTTAATCATGGAATAAtaatattttctctcttttctttatTCAAGAGAGAAACAAGAAACAcaaaaataaaagtcaggtaaTCCTACCATTTGCATTAATGCTAGCTAATTGAAGCAGCACAAGAGTTAGTAAAAATGAACAGAGTTAATAAGCTTGCAGATCAGAGGCTTCATGAATGGTAGTCAATCTCCGAAACGAACGAGCAGCTAATTTAGCACGTTTAGTAGAGTATCTCTGAATCTTCCTCATTGATCCACATCTCGATATTCCTAAACCTCCTCCAGCCTGTTTGTCACTGCTATAATTCTTCTTTCTAATATTCGCAGCTGCTTCAGATACGGGCGATTGAATCGAAAGATCGATCGGATTTATTTGTGACTTACTGCTTTTTTTGTTATTGTTGATAGATGAAATTGCAGCACTAGCTTTTACAGCAAGAGCAGCCATGTCGGATGCGCTTAATGGATAATGAAGCTTGGAGTTTGGAAGAATGAAATAAATTTGACCTGATTGTAATTCCTCTGTCAACTCCATGGCTTGTATGTGCTCGTCGTAATACAAGCCATCGGAGTTGCAGATAAAATATTCGGGTGTGGATTCGGATTCGGATTCAGAGTCGATTTGAAGGAGGAGTTGCGAAACTGTGAGAGGGATAGGGAACTGACGGAGTTGTCCATCAAGTGTGATAAGATTAGCTGATGATGTGGATGATAAGTTGAGGTGGTGGTTTGAGTCCATGATGATCCAAGTGGAAAAACAAGCGCCCATTTTTGAGTTGGTTTGTGAAAGGGAAAATGTGAGAGAAGGAAATTAAGAATGTAGTTTGATGAGATGAATGTAGTGGTTCACTTGTGTTATTTATAAAGGAAAGCAGCCGTCAGAACGAGAATGCATAGGGAAAGTCAGTTGACATATGGAATTTTATTTTTTCTACTTTTCTAATTTTGTTTGCTAAAAAAACTTGGGGAACAAGGCGATAACGTTTTACGGGTGCTCACTGGTGATTGAAGCAAATAAATAAGCAGTGACGCCTGCATCCAGTGTTTGCTTGCACTTCACTTCCTCTTCATTTTGTTTCTTTATTTACTGTATTAATATTTTGGTTACATCGAATTTAAATGAGTGAAATGAAattaagaaataaaaaaaatttagttTAGCTATTTCATTTATACATTTTCCTAAAATGTTTATAGATGAGTAAGTTTACAAATCTTGAAATTTGGTTTCACTCTATAATATTCATAAAATTTGATTAATCATTCAATTTTTCTAGTATTCGTTTTTAATATTTAAGTGCTCTGCTCCGAGTCCGTTAACACACAATTTCTAAGGATCAAGAATACTGTATCAAATCAATATTTAAAACATTTAGTAAAATTGTGAGTAGAGTCGAACGGATTGGCTTAATATATCAAAAAAAGTTAGTTTTGGTCGATTTTAGCGGATCGATCAGGTTACATTCACCTGagataaaataattataaaattaacttaaataatTACAGTCCACTTAACAAATTGAGTAATTGGCTACTGAGCACCTCGGAAGCAACCAGGCAATGAGGTGTGTGTTAATTTAATTAGTTAGTTAATTAAGGTGTTTAGTTTAATCAAAGTAAAATAACTAATACAAATCTTGTAACGAATTGGAAAAACAGTACAGCACAttccaaaaataaaaaaattgtaatTTCGCAACATAAATTATATCAATTTGAAACTATGATTAAGTTCCGGTACTTGAGATCCGTACGTTTGATTATATTAGTCTTAAACCAGGCCTATACTGTGGGCTGGTGATTAAGTAAACAATTAATCAAGTGACTCAGATTAAAATCCAATCAAACGGATTAGGAAGCTGCGAGGTCGTGGTCGAAGCATCCAGACAAATCCAACAGTGTTACCA
It contains:
- the LOC141719748 gene encoding uncharacterized protein LOC141719748; this encodes MGACFSTWIIMDSNHHLNLSSTSSANLITLDGQLRQFPIPLTVSQLLLQIDSESESESTPEYFICNSDGLYYDEHIQAMELTEELQSGQIYFILPNSKLHYPLSASDMAALAVKASAAISSINNNKKSSKSQINPIDLSIQSPVSEAAANIRKKNYSSDKQAGGGLGISRCGSMRKIQRYSTKRAKLAARSFRRLTTIHEASDLQAY